The following are encoded in a window of Polypterus senegalus isolate Bchr_013 unplaced genomic scaffold, ASM1683550v1 scaffold_5581, whole genome shotgun sequence genomic DNA:
- the LOC120521463 gene encoding tripartite motif-containing protein 16-like encodes PEPQSRDDFLKYFCPLTLDINTANRYLRLFEGNKKVKWERTETEYPDHPDRFNSCYQILCREALTGTRCYWEVECSGDLMRIGVAYKGLSRKRGERECGLGNNDKSWCLLWSHSQYSVWHNNKQIVISAPYSPTIGVYLDWPAGSLSFYSVSHTMTLLHRFNTSFTEPLYPGFWFNDNSSVTISHLTPCDH; translated from the exons cctgaacctcagagcagagacgactttttaaaat acttctgtcccctcacactggacatcaacacggcaaaCAGATACCTCCGTCTGTTTGAAGGGAACAAGAAAGTGAAATGGGAGAGGACAGAGactgaatatcctgatcatcctgacagatttaaCTCCTGTTACCAaattctgtgcagagaggctctgactgggactcgctgttactgggaggtggagtgcagtggagacCTCATGaggattggagtcgcatataaaggactgagcaggaaaaGAGGGGAAAGGGAGTGCGGCCTTGGAAACAAcgacaagtcctggtgtttgcTGTGGTCTCATTCCCAGTACTCTGTGTGGCACAATAACAAGCAGATtgtaatcagcgccccctacagccccacaataggtgtgtatctggactggcctgctggctctctgtcattttatagtgtctcacacacaatgaccctcctgcacaggttcaacacctccttcactgagcccctctatccagggttttggTTTAATGATAACTCCAGTGTAACCatcagccatctgacaccatgtgaccactga